One stretch of Actinomycetota bacterium DNA includes these proteins:
- a CDS encoding DNA-formamidopyrimidine glycosylase family protein, translating to MPELPEVETLRQDLDKEVGGRKVKAVEVRAAKVVRRHRNRREFADRLVGRKLGAAARIGDLLLLGLDGGPETAALVIDLGPGGRLLKQRSAAPVERQTDAVLSFSVGGDLRVLGLGEDGELFLAGNDDLEELADRWRGAIDPLADALAWQALGARLGARQERLRTLLTDPAFVTGIGPVYADEILWAGGLRWDRDSSSLTAQEVRRLHRAIQEVVQEAVRLRGVSVGETPWLDLHGGKGEFEPQLSVYQREGQPCRRCRTPLVHERIEGGQTTYYCPKCQS from the coding sequence GTGCCCGAGTTGCCGGAGGTCGAGACCCTCCGCCAGGACCTCGACAAGGAGGTCGGCGGCCGGAAGGTCAAGGCGGTCGAGGTCAGGGCGGCCAAGGTGGTGCGCCGCCACCGCAACCGCCGGGAGTTCGCCGACCGGCTCGTTGGCCGCAAGCTCGGCGCCGCCGCCCGCATCGGGGACCTGCTCCTGCTGGGCCTGGACGGCGGCCCGGAGACGGCCGCGCTGGTGATCGACCTCGGCCCCGGCGGGCGGCTGCTCAAGCAGCGCAGCGCCGCCCCGGTCGAGCGCCAGACCGACGCCGTGCTCAGCTTCTCGGTCGGCGGCGACCTGCGCGTCCTCGGCCTCGGGGAGGACGGCGAGCTGTTCCTGGCCGGCAACGACGACCTGGAGGAGCTGGCCGACCGGTGGCGCGGCGCCATCGACCCGCTGGCCGACGCCCTGGCCTGGCAGGCCCTCGGCGCCCGGCTCGGGGCCAGGCAGGAGCGGCTGCGCACCCTGCTCACCGACCCGGCGTTCGTGACCGGCATCGGCCCGGTCTACGCCGACGAGATCCTCTGGGCCGGCGGGCTGCGCTGGGACCGGGACTCCTCCAGCCTGACCGCCCAGGAGGTGCGCCGGCTCCACCGGGCGATCCAGGAGGTGGTCCAGGAGGCCGTGCGCCTGCGCGGGGTCTCGGTGGGGGAGACCCCCTGGCTCGACCTCCACGGCGGCAAGGGCGAGTTCGAGCCCCAGCTCAGCGTCTACCAGCGGGAGGGCCAGCCGTGCCGCCGCTGCCGCACCCCCCTGGTCCACGAACGCATCGAAGGCGGGCAGACCACGTACTATTGCCCCAAATGCCAGAGCTGA
- a CDS encoding L,D-transpeptidase: MPELKPRSTAPAAVAALLAMVLALAGCGGPDPAPPPPLDPAAGPPAPTTTAAPAAGEVQLGNAPAYVALAVKDVTVKSKPGKGDIVAVFPQALPWGSPTPFLIDHARRTATGETWLKVLLPRRPNGSSGWVQREQVRIKPVAHEVVVDLSSRTASLLRGRKKLRSFRVGVGTAGTPTPTGRFYVTVKLKPPQISAAAYGAWALGLSGYSEVHQSFGTGDGQIALHGTYKPWLLGRPVSNGCVRMDNETITLLAETLPLGTPVTIQA, from the coding sequence ATGCCAGAGCTGAAGCCCCGCTCGACCGCTCCCGCCGCCGTGGCCGCGCTGCTCGCGATGGTCCTGGCGCTGGCCGGCTGCGGCGGGCCCGACCCGGCCCCGCCGCCCCCGCTCGACCCCGCCGCCGGCCCCCCGGCGCCGACGACCACGGCCGCCCCCGCCGCCGGCGAGGTCCAGCTGGGCAACGCCCCCGCCTACGTCGCCCTGGCCGTCAAGGACGTGACCGTCAAATCGAAGCCCGGCAAGGGCGACATCGTGGCCGTGTTCCCGCAGGCCCTGCCCTGGGGGAGCCCGACCCCGTTCCTGATCGACCACGCCCGGCGCACCGCCACCGGGGAGACGTGGCTCAAGGTGCTGCTGCCCCGGCGGCCCAACGGCTCCAGCGGCTGGGTCCAGCGCGAACAGGTCCGGATCAAGCCGGTGGCCCACGAGGTCGTGGTCGACCTCTCCTCGCGCACCGCCAGCCTCCTCCGCGGCCGCAAGAAGCTGCGCAGCTTCCGGGTCGGGGTCGGGACCGCGGGCACGCCCACCCCGACCGGGCGGTTCTACGTGACCGTGAAGCTCAAGCCGCCGCAGATCTCGGCGGCCGCCTACGGGGCCTGGGCCCTGGGGCTGTCCGGCTACTCCGAGGTCCACCAGAGCTTCGGCACCGGCGACGGCCAGATCGCCCTCCACGGGACCTACAAGCCGTGGCTGCTGGGCCGGCCGGTGTCCAACGGCTGCGTGCGCATGGACAACGAGACCATCACCCTGCTGGCCGAGACGCTGCCCCTTGGCACCCCGGTCACCATCCAGGCATGA
- the yccX gene encoding acylphosphatase, translated as MSALRLKAVIRGEVQGVGFRWAVQRQAGQLGLTGYAENLPDGSVRVEAEGDPDRLDQLESFLREGPRWAEVESLDSQRIPATGEFHYFEAR; from the coding sequence ATGAGCGCGCTCCGGCTCAAGGCCGTCATCCGGGGCGAGGTCCAGGGCGTGGGCTTCCGCTGGGCCGTGCAGCGCCAGGCCGGGCAGCTCGGGCTCACCGGCTACGCCGAGAACCTGCCCGACGGGTCGGTCCGGGTCGAGGCCGAGGGCGATCCCGACCGGCTCGACCAGCTCGAGTCGTTCCTGCGCGAGGGCCCGCGCTGGGCCGAGGTCGAGTCGCTCGACAGCCAGCGGATCCCGGCCACCGGCGAGTTCCACTACTTCGAGGCGCGGTAA
- the rpmF gene encoding 50S ribosomal protein L32: MPVPKRKTPRAKTRHRRSHWKSVAPTYASCPQCRQAKLPHTVCQNCGYYGGRQVVEVE; encoded by the coding sequence ATGCCCGTCCCCAAGCGTAAGACCCCGCGGGCCAAGACCCGGCACCGCCGGTCCCATTGGAAGTCGGTGGCCCCGACCTACGCGTCGTGCCCCCAGTGCCGGCAGGCCAAGCTGCCGCACACCGTCTGCCAGAACTGCGGGTACTACGGTGGGCGTCAGGTCGTTGAGGTCGAGTAA
- the smc gene encoding chromosome segregation protein SMC: protein MFLKSLTLRGFKSFAEKTTLDFEPGITVIVGPNGSGKSNVVDAVAWVLGEQGPKSLRGGKMEDVIFAGTGSRGALGRAEVALTIDNSAGLLPIEYSEVTVTRLLYRSGESEYAINGTTCRLLDIQELLSDTGVGRELHTVLGQNRLEDVLQGRPEDRRAAIEEAAGVYKHRRRKEKALRKLAGMEQHLVRLSDLVGELRRQLKPLQQQAETAARAAEVAAELREVRLTLRARELAGVRQRSASLDAEEAAFAARLAELEQRHDAEEARERGFQAELAELEPLAGRATDAVHRLATVRERLRGTVALAEARARHLAESLATEHEGRSVADLEREAAEVAAELGRVEDELAATTATATEAAAVRNRARAALAAFDQAAARAERDRATAHRREVRLASEVAGLERTIEQMEAETARLREQAGAVERRRAETAALLDRFRAERADLEAQQAGRDADRRAAEEQRDQRAAAARSLAAEERRVEAERAAARARREAFEATARAAGGDALAFLEGAGRDGVLGPLAPALSVDPGYEAAVAAALGPDADAIVVAGPTVATGGARLLRDAGSGRAILLHPSANGSAPDPGTNGSPSLLDRVATAGVAGEVARALLDGVLVADDLEQARELLERHPGGRVVTRAGELLAAGRVEGGVVPEANGLAARRAADEAAKAEAATAATLERVGAELRAAQQELEAAEGRAADAARALRDAQAAVRRLDDRATLAGKELRGLEREAAAAAERLHELDAGRERAAARLATAQTDLAIAPRQGVLAGTGAERDAELLAGGRPPLVEALDQAEQAATAARVAGAAVGERRRLLDQRLAELRALAAAEVEAAEQRARARGARLDGARRAGVAATAGATALARLERSLAAAAAERDRLAGTLQAAREGLAAASATRREATAALDEHHAVTRASDEARVEARLRAEELGKRIVEEFAIDPDEAMAEYLPGEARLAELPEPDPRRQPSTELRRVATALDRRLTLLGRVNPLALEEFKALEERYSFLSSQLQDLKESRRDLLKVVRAVDERVREVFGSAFEDVAREFERTFGLLFPGGEGRLVLTDPDDLLASGIEVEARPPGKKVRRLSLLSGGERSLVALAFYFAIFRARPSPFYVLDEVEAALDDVNLHRFLDLLDDAREHAQLLVVSHQRRTMEAADALYGVSMQAEGVSKVVSRRLRSGTLDGNDEAVAVATR, encoded by the coding sequence ATGTTCCTCAAGTCGCTGACCCTGCGCGGGTTCAAGTCGTTCGCCGAGAAGACCACCCTGGACTTCGAGCCGGGGATCACGGTCATCGTCGGCCCCAACGGTTCCGGCAAGTCCAACGTGGTCGACGCCGTCGCCTGGGTGCTGGGCGAGCAGGGCCCCAAGTCGCTGCGCGGCGGCAAGATGGAGGACGTCATCTTCGCCGGCACGGGCAGCCGCGGCGCCCTCGGCCGGGCCGAGGTCGCCCTCACCATCGACAACTCGGCCGGGCTGCTGCCCATCGAGTACAGCGAGGTGACCGTCACCCGGCTGCTGTACCGCTCCGGCGAGAGCGAGTACGCCATCAACGGCACCACCTGCCGGCTGCTCGACATCCAGGAGCTGCTGTCCGACACCGGCGTCGGCCGCGAGCTGCACACCGTGCTCGGGCAGAACCGCCTCGAGGACGTGCTCCAGGGCCGGCCCGAGGACCGCCGGGCGGCCATCGAGGAGGCGGCCGGGGTGTACAAGCACCGCCGCCGCAAGGAGAAGGCGCTGCGCAAGCTGGCCGGCATGGAGCAGCACCTGGTCAGGCTGTCCGACCTCGTCGGGGAGCTGCGCCGCCAGCTCAAGCCGTTGCAGCAGCAGGCCGAGACGGCGGCCAGGGCGGCCGAGGTCGCCGCCGAGCTGCGCGAGGTCCGCCTCACCCTGCGGGCCAGGGAGCTGGCCGGGGTCCGCCAGCGCTCGGCGTCGCTGGACGCCGAGGAGGCCGCCTTCGCCGCCCGGCTGGCCGAGCTGGAGCAGCGCCACGACGCCGAGGAGGCGCGCGAGCGCGGCTTCCAGGCCGAGCTGGCCGAGCTGGAGCCCCTGGCCGGCCGGGCCACCGACGCCGTGCACCGCCTGGCCACCGTGCGCGAGCGCCTCCGGGGCACGGTCGCCCTGGCCGAGGCCCGTGCCCGCCACCTGGCCGAGTCGCTGGCCACCGAGCACGAGGGCCGCTCCGTGGCCGACCTGGAACGGGAGGCGGCCGAGGTCGCCGCGGAGCTCGGCCGGGTCGAGGACGAGCTGGCCGCGACCACCGCCACCGCGACCGAGGCCGCGGCCGTCCGCAACCGCGCCCGGGCCGCCCTGGCCGCCTTCGACCAGGCCGCCGCCCGGGCCGAGCGGGACCGGGCCACCGCCCACCGGCGCGAGGTCCGCCTGGCCAGCGAGGTCGCCGGGCTGGAGCGGACGATCGAGCAGATGGAGGCCGAGACGGCCCGGCTGCGCGAGCAGGCGGGCGCGGTCGAGCGCCGCCGGGCCGAGACGGCCGCCCTCCTGGACCGGTTCCGGGCCGAGCGGGCCGATCTGGAGGCCCAGCAGGCCGGCCGGGACGCCGACCGGCGGGCGGCCGAGGAGCAGCGCGACCAGCGGGCCGCCGCCGCCCGGTCCCTGGCCGCCGAAGAGCGGCGGGTCGAGGCGGAACGGGCCGCCGCCCGCGCCCGACGCGAGGCGTTCGAGGCCACCGCCCGGGCGGCCGGCGGCGACGCCCTCGCCTTCCTGGAGGGCGCCGGCCGCGACGGCGTCCTCGGCCCCCTCGCCCCTGCCCTCTCGGTCGACCCCGGCTACGAGGCCGCGGTCGCCGCCGCCCTGGGCCCCGACGCCGACGCCATCGTGGTCGCCGGCCCCACCGTCGCCACCGGCGGCGCCCGCCTCCTCCGCGACGCCGGCAGCGGCCGCGCCATCCTCCTCCATCCCTCGGCGAACGGGTCGGCCCCGGACCCCGGAACCAACGGCTCGCCGTCGCTGCTCGACCGGGTGGCCACCGCCGGGGTGGCCGGAGAGGTGGCCAGGGCGCTGCTGGACGGGGTGCTGGTCGCCGACGACCTGGAGCAGGCCAGGGAGCTGCTGGAACGGCATCCCGGGGGACGGGTCGTGACCCGGGCCGGGGAGCTGCTGGCGGCGGGGCGGGTCGAGGGCGGGGTGGTGCCCGAGGCGAACGGGCTGGCCGCGCGGCGGGCCGCCGACGAGGCCGCCAAGGCCGAGGCGGCGACGGCCGCGACCCTGGAGCGGGTCGGGGCCGAGCTGCGCGCGGCCCAGCAGGAGCTGGAGGCGGCCGAGGGGCGGGCCGCCGACGCGGCCCGGGCCCTGCGCGACGCCCAGGCGGCCGTGCGGCGCCTCGACGACCGGGCCACCCTCGCCGGCAAGGAGCTGCGCGGCCTGGAACGGGAGGCGGCCGCGGCGGCCGAGCGCCTGCACGAGCTCGACGCCGGCCGCGAACGGGCCGCCGCCCGCCTGGCCACCGCCCAGACCGACCTGGCCATCGCCCCCCGGCAGGGGGTGCTCGCCGGGACCGGGGCCGAACGCGACGCCGAGCTGCTCGCCGGCGGGCGGCCGCCCCTGGTCGAGGCCCTCGACCAGGCCGAGCAGGCCGCCACCGCCGCCCGGGTGGCCGGCGCCGCCGTTGGCGAGCGGCGCCGGCTCCTCGACCAGCGCCTGGCCGAGCTCCGCGCCCTGGCCGCCGCCGAGGTCGAGGCGGCCGAGCAGCGGGCCCGGGCCCGCGGGGCCCGCCTCGACGGCGCCCGCCGGGCCGGGGTGGCCGCCACCGCCGGGGCCACCGCCCTGGCCCGGCTGGAGCGGTCCCTGGCCGCCGCCGCCGCCGAGCGCGACCGCCTGGCCGGCACCCTCCAGGCGGCCCGGGAAGGCCTGGCCGCGGCCAGCGCCACCCGCCGCGAGGCCACCGCCGCCCTCGACGAGCACCACGCCGTCACCCGGGCCTCCGACGAGGCCAGGGTCGAGGCCCGCCTGCGCGCCGAGGAGCTGGGCAAGCGCATCGTCGAGGAGTTCGCCATCGACCCCGACGAGGCCATGGCCGAGTACCTGCCCGGCGAGGCCCGCCTGGCCGAGCTGCCCGAGCCCGACCCGCGCCGCCAGCCCTCGACCGAGCTGCGCCGGGTCGCCACCGCCCTCGACCGCCGCCTCACCCTGCTGGGCCGGGTCAACCCCCTGGCCCTGGAGGAGTTCAAGGCCCTGGAGGAGCGCTACAGCTTCCTCTCCAGCCAGCTCCAGGACCTCAAGGAGAGCCGCCGCGACCTGCTCAAGGTGGTCAGGGCGGTCGACGAGCGGGTCCGGGAGGTGTTCGGCTCGGCCTTCGAGGACGTGGCCCGCGAATTCGAGCGCACCTTCGGGCTGCTGTTCCCCGGCGGCGAGGGCCGCCTCGTCCTCACCGACCCCGACGACCTCCTGGCCAGCGGGATCGAGGTCGAGGCCCGGCCCCCCGGCAAGAAGGTCCGCCGCCTGTCGCTGCTGTCGGGCGGCGAGCGCAGCCTGGTCGCCCTGGCCTTCTACTTCGCCATCTTCCGGGCCCGCCCCAGCCCCTTCTACGTCCTCG
- the rnc gene encoding ribonuclease III, with protein MEKALGVRFGGEELYVWAFTHRSFAYENGGLPTNERLEFLGDAVLGLVVTDIIYRAFPELPEGQLAKLRAATVNMNVLAEVARELGVGDAVRLGRGEELSGGRDKSSILADTLEAVLGAIYLDKGLSRAAALVRRLFEHRVMEAAGRGAALDYKTSLQELAASSLGGMPSYAIEEEGPDHAKRFTATVSVAGTAYGSGKGRSKKEAEQQAAREAFESLAADRMVSGTGDAGTDPPRHPSGVPRIPPVDVVPAESPAPPPAGE; from the coding sequence ATCGAGAAGGCCCTCGGCGTCCGCTTCGGCGGCGAGGAGCTCTACGTCTGGGCCTTCACCCACCGCTCCTTCGCCTACGAGAACGGCGGCCTGCCCACCAACGAGCGGCTCGAGTTCCTCGGCGACGCCGTCCTCGGCCTGGTCGTCACCGACATCATCTACCGCGCCTTCCCCGAGCTGCCCGAGGGCCAGCTGGCCAAGCTGCGGGCGGCCACGGTGAACATGAACGTGCTGGCCGAGGTGGCCCGCGAGCTCGGCGTCGGCGACGCCGTCCGTCTGGGCCGGGGCGAGGAGCTCTCGGGCGGGCGGGACAAGTCCTCCATCCTGGCCGACACCCTCGAGGCCGTGCTCGGGGCCATCTACCTCGACAAGGGCCTGTCCCGGGCGGCCGCCCTGGTGCGGCGGCTGTTCGAGCACCGGGTGATGGAGGCGGCCGGGCGCGGGGCCGCCCTCGACTACAAGACCTCCCTGCAGGAGCTGGCCGCGTCCAGCCTCGGCGGGATGCCCTCCTACGCCATCGAGGAGGAGGGCCCCGACCACGCCAAGCGGTTCACGGCCACCGTCTCGGTCGCCGGCACGGCCTACGGCAGCGGCAAGGGCCGCTCCAAGAAGGAGGCCGAGCAGCAGGCGGCCCGTGAGGCGTTCGAGTCCCTGGCCGCCGACCGCATGGTCAGCGGCACCGGCGACGCCGGGACCGATCCACCGAGGCACCCCTCCGGGGTTCCCCGGATCCCTCCGGTCGACGTGGTCCCCGCCGAATCTCCTGCGCCCCCGCCAGCGGGCGAGTAG
- a CDS encoding DNA-formamidopyrimidine glycosylase family protein: MPELPELDVLAENLAARLAKARVAAVRVVSVAALKTFDPPIDALVGLAVTGAGRRAKYVWLELGELRLVMHLSLGGRLVLGPKPAPRKTAVLTVDLDDGRVLSMTEGGTQRRAAVWLVDDVEKVPPLAGLGPEPLDPGFTTERLAAILAEGGHTLKGMLTDQRAMAGVGNAWSDDVLHRARMSPFARPERLDPSEVERLHTALVGVLTEARATLASQVGDEVVIPKASERLFAVHGRAGAACYVCGDTIRSVWMGERETSYCPTCQTGGRVLADRRRSRFLR; the protein is encoded by the coding sequence GTGCCCGAGCTCCCCGAGCTGGACGTCCTGGCCGAGAACCTGGCGGCCCGGCTGGCCAAGGCCAGGGTGGCCGCGGTCCGGGTCGTCTCGGTGGCCGCCCTCAAGACCTTCGACCCCCCGATCGACGCCCTGGTCGGCCTGGCCGTCACCGGGGCCGGCCGCCGGGCCAAGTACGTCTGGCTCGAGCTGGGCGAGCTGCGCCTGGTCATGCACCTGTCGCTCGGCGGCCGCCTGGTCCTGGGGCCCAAGCCGGCCCCGCGCAAGACCGCCGTGCTCACCGTCGACCTCGACGACGGCCGGGTCCTGTCCATGACCGAGGGCGGCACCCAGCGCCGGGCCGCCGTCTGGCTGGTCGACGACGTCGAGAAGGTCCCGCCCCTGGCCGGCCTCGGCCCCGAGCCGCTCGACCCCGGCTTCACCACCGAGCGCCTGGCCGCCATCCTGGCCGAGGGCGGCCACACCCTCAAGGGCATGCTCACCGACCAGCGGGCCATGGCCGGGGTCGGCAACGCCTGGAGCGACGACGTGCTCCACCGGGCCCGCATGTCGCCCTTCGCCCGCCCCGAGCGCCTCGACCCGTCCGAGGTCGAGCGCCTCCACACCGCCCTGGTCGGCGTCCTCACCGAGGCCCGCGCCACCCTGGCCTCCCAGGTCGGCGACGAGGTCGTGATCCCCAAGGCCTCCGAGCGCCTGTTCGCCGTCCACGGCCGCGCCGGCGCCGCCTGCTACGTCTGCGGCGACACCATCCGCTCGGTCTGGATGGGCGAACGCGAGACCTCCTACTGCCCGACCTGCCAGACGGGCGGCCGGGTCCTGGCCGACCGCCGCCGGTCCCGCTTCCTCCGCTAG